The Actinomycetota bacterium nucleotide sequence CAAGGAGCCGCGGATTTGGCCGTGCCATTGGATGTCTCAGTTGGAGTGGGCAGGAGTTGGTCCGACGCTGGCCATTGATTTTGGATCCTTTATCAGAATAAGATACTTCAACCCCTTGGGAGAGCCGTTGTTAATCGCAAACTAGCTTTAGAGCCAATTTTCTTGCTTCATATCTAGATCAATGCCAGGTAATCAAGGTTCGTTGTCTTAAAAGATTCTGAGCCGAAATCCTAGACATCCCGAGTCCCCCAGAGTAAATTTATGCAGGTAGCGGCATATAGCCGATTACAGTGCTCAACTCACTTAGCAGGATAAGTGAAAATTTCGGAGGAAAAATGATTTGCAAAAACTGCGGTTCTACCATTCAGCAGGGACTATCTTGCTCGAATTGCGGAGCAAGCGTAATTACTGCCTCTAGGCAGATGCCAGTTGCGTCAGGTAATACTTTGTCAACTGTGGCAATTGTTCTGGGTATCGTTGCGGTTTTTCTTGTTCCCATTCTTTTCGGCGGCATCGGCATTGTTTTAGCTTTTGTTGCCAAATCAAAGGGTGAACAGAGGGCCGGAGTTGCCGTTACTGTTTCAATTGTAGGAACCTTAGTCGGTCTGCTCTTCGGTGCAATTGTAGGAGCTACTCTCTTCGGGTAGCAGGCTCTAGCCGGCCTTTCGGTAAGACTATGAAAGAGTTTGACCCAAAAGTGGTAGAGGAATTTTAACGAAATCGGCAAAATGTCTGCCTGCTAATGAATAATACTTAACAGCAATAATTTCTGTTCATCAGAGAAGGAATCTTAATGGGACTTATCAAATCAACAGTTAGCTCCATAGGTGGGACCCTCTCAGACCAGTGGAAAGATTTTTTGACGGTTCCGCAAGGCATTTCTTCCACTGCTGCATTGTTCCCGGCAGTTCGCAGCGGGACTAACTCAGGTAGAGGGTCAAATACCCAAGCATCTCAGGCCGTTATCACTAATGGGTCACAAATCGTTGTCCCTGAAGGGTATGGCCTCTTGTTATTTCAGGAAGGCGAGCTCACCGCGGTAACGACTGAGCCGGGAGGCTACACCTGGAACACTGAAGACATTAATTCCCAGTCAATTTTCGCTGGTAATTCCGCCAGTTCATCTTTGATAAAGCAGTCTTGGGAAAGGTTCAAATTTGGTGGCCGACCAGGTTCTCAGCAGTTGGCGATCTTTGTTTCGCTAAAGGAATTGCCAAATAATAAGTTCGGCACACAATCTGAGATTTACTGGGATGACGCATATTTCAATGCTCAAGTTGGCGCGTTAACTCACGGAACCTACAGCATGACAATTGTTGACCCAGTTACTTTCGTTAAGCAGTTTGTTCCTGCGAACTATCTCCAAGCTCAGGACGTTTTCGACTTTACGGACATTTCGAACGCTCCAGCAAATCAATTGTTCGCTGAGGTTGTCGGCTCTTTGTCCGCCGCTTTTAGTCTGTATTCAAACGACAGCGGTCGCGAAAATCGAATCACAAAGATCCAGCAGGACTCTATTGGCTTTGCCAAATCACTTTCGCAGGCGGTTGAAGATGCCTACGCATGGAGAAGTACTCGAGGACTTGAGATCTCAAAAGTAACAATCGTTGGCATTGAATACGATAGTGATACCAAGGAATTGCTCAAGACGGTCCAGCGTGCGGATGCACTATCAGGATCGAGGGGCAGTGCGAATCTGCAGGCCTCTGTCGCTGAGGGAATCCAATCAGCAGGACAGCAGGGGGGCAGCGACGGAATTCTGGGCATTGGCCTTGCCGCTGGCTCCATCGGAGTTGGCGCATTGATGCAGACTGGAACACCAACGACAACTACGCCAAATCAAAACGAACAGGATTTGGTCGCGAATTTAGAAAAACTAAAGCGGGCTCTTGAATCCGGACTAATTACACAGGAAGACTACGATGCCGCGAAAGCAAAAGCACTCGGTCTGGCATAGTGATTTTAGGGAATTGAATTGAAATCAATTGATTGCGCACGGTGCGGAAGTAACGAGCTGACAGAAATTGAAGGCTTTCTTGTGTGCAATTACTGTAGATCTAAATTTGTCCCCGAATCCAGCGATTTACCTCCAATCGAAACAAACATTGAACTCAATGCCGACGTACAGAGACTTTTAGACATGTGTGAGAAAGATCCAGTAAACAGGCATCGTTATGCAAGTCTGATTCTTGATATTGATCCGACTAACCAAATCGCACGACGGTACTTCTAAGAGAAAGGTAATGAAATGAAAGCAAGGGATATTGCTAGACAGTATGGAATTGATGGTTCCTTATTTGAACGGTGGCTAGCTAGTTCTAACCACAATTACACGCAAGGTGCTTTTGGTGGACTCGTAGTACCCGACGAATCCGTTGAAAGTGTTGTAGCTGACTTCAATGCTCAATACGAAGCGGAAATGAACAGATTGTCCGCTCAGCAAGCAAAGGATGAAGCCGCTGCAAAAGAAAAGCAGCAGGCACTAGCAGGAATTTTGATTACTTCAGGTTACAGCTTTGATGGCTACACAATTACTCGCTACTCTGGCTACATATCCGGCGACGATGTGGTGCAGGTTGACCGTGGCACCGTTGGATGGTTTTCTAAAGGAACGAATGTCGGTGCTACCCTGATGGAGTCACTCTCGGTAATCCGCCGAAATGCCCTAACGGAGTTAAAGGAAGCTGCGTATGCGCTCGGGTGCAATGCAGTGATTGGCGTCGATTTTGATTACTTAAATCTTGAACCGGAGACTGCAAACGCTCAAGGTGGCACTACATATTTACCTTATGTATTCGGTGTGACTGCAAACGGCAACGCAGTCATTATTGAGAAAAATAATTAACGCCACACTCAGTATTAGTAACCAAGCAAGAGAGTAGATCCTCGGTTTTAGCTGGTTTATCGCTACAAGCTTTGCAATTTAACCGTGAATTTTGGCAATGAGTCTTGGGCAAACCACCCAATATTGACCAACTCCTGCACCCTCTCTATCCTTAGAAGGTTGAGTTTTGCCTGTTTTCAGACAGAGGATCTCAGGTGGATGCGCGTCCCAATGTCGCGGATTCAAGAAACCCAACATCCGCACTACAAGTATCCGTCTCGAGGCAATTAATTAATGACTGTCATTTCTGACAAGCCAAACTCAATCACTGTAAATGATTTCGCATCAGCCGAAGATTTCATGGCTGCAATCGAATCAACAATCAAGCCTTTCAATGATGGCGACATCGTTGAAGGCATCATCGTAAAAGTAGATCGTGATGAAGTCCTACTAGATATCGGTTACAAGACCGAAGGCATCATTCCATCACGCGAACTATCGATTAAGCACGATATCGATCCAAACCAAATCGTAAAGGTTGGCGATCGCGTTGAAGCTTTAGTCCTTCAGAAAGAAGATAAAGAAGGACGCCTTATTCTTTCCAAGAAGCGTGCGCAGTACGAACGCGCTTGGGGCGACATCGAAAAGGTCAAGGAAGAAGATGGCGTTGTGCTCGGCACCGTCATTGAGGTCGTCAAGGGCGGCCTAATCATGGACATCGGTCTGCGCGGCTTCTTGCCAGCGTCGCTCGTTGAAATGCGTCGCGTTCGCGACCTAGGTCCATACCTTGGCAAGCAGATTGAAGCCAAAATCATCGAACTCGACAAGAACCGCAACAATGTTGTGTTGTCTCGTCGCGCATTCCTTGAAGCATCGCAGAGCGAAGTTCGTCACGGCTTCCTTAATCAACTTGAAAAGGGTCAGATCCGCAAGGGTGTTGTCTCGAGCATCGTTAACTTCGGTGCCTTTGTTGATCTTGGTGGCGTAGACGGCCTAGTCCACGTTTCCGAACTTTCATGGGAGCACGTCGATCACCCAGCCAAGGTTGTTGAAGTTGGCCAAGAAGTAACTGTTGAGGTTCTCGAAGTTGATTTCGAGCGCGAGCGCGTATCGCTATCGCTTAAGTCAACTCAGGAAGATCCATGGCAGCACTTTGCTCGTACCCACCAGTTGGGTCAGGTTGTGCCAGGTGAAGTTACCAAGCTGGTTCCATTCGGTGCCTTCATCCGCGTACTATCAATCCGTCAGGCAAATGACGATGTTGATACCGAAGCAGTCGACTCATTCGATGCATCGCTTTACGGCATGAGTATCTATGACGAAAACGGTAACTACATCTACCCAGAAGGCTTCGATCCAGAAACCAACGAATGGTTGCCGGGTCATGAAGAGCAGAAGGCTGAATGGGAGCGTCAGTACGCTGAAGCTCACGCTAAGTGGGAAGCTCACAAGGCTGCGGTTTCCGAAACCAAGAAGGCCGATGCCGAAGCTGATGCAGCTGCTCAGGCTGAAAACCCAACTTCATTTAGCTCGGACACACCAGTCGAAACCGGACTGGCTGCCGACGAAACTTTGCAGGCTCTCAAGGATCAGCTGTCTGCTGACGAAGCATAAATTTAGTTAGGCCTATGAGCGGGGTCACTGCCTTTGTTGTGGTGGCCCCGCTTTTATGTTGGGTGGCTTGATGAGCATTAGGCTCAGAACATGATCGTTGCGCTCACTGGCGGCATCGGAGCCGGCAAAACCACTGTTGCTCAGTTGTTTGCGTCTCTCGGCGCTTTCGTGGTTGATGCTGACGATCTAGCTCGGCAGGCATTACTGCCAGGTAGTCCACTAATCCCTGAAGTTGCGCAGCGATTTGGTGCAGAAGTTATTGTCGATGGGGAAGTTGATCGACAAGCCCTTGCCAACATCGTGTTTAATGACGAGCAAGCACTGCGTGACCTTGAAGCCATGATTCATCCCGATGTTGCACGCCGGCTGCAGGCGATTCATACACAATTAAACGGCGAGCAAATTCTGATCTACGCTATTCCACTATTGACCGAACTTGGCTTGAAGGAAAGTTTTGATGCCGTAGTCGTGGTTACTTGCGATTTGCAAATTCGAAAAGACCGATTGTTAGCCAGGGGCATGAATTCTGCAGATATTGAGGCGCGAATTGCTGCGCAGGCTACAGATGAGCAGCGGAACGCGCAGGCAGACTTCCTTTTAGATAACTCCGGGGATATTGCCGGACTCGAGCGACAAGTAGCGGATGTGTGGGACAGTCTCAGCGCGTACGCTTAAGACATGACCCGGCCAGTAACTGACTTACAGCGCACTGTTGCGCCGTTCGAGGTCATCAGCGAGTTTGTGCCCGCCGGGGATCAGCCAACAGCAATAGCCGAGATTGAACGACGAATCCTTGCAGGCGAAAAAGATGTGGTGCTACTGGGTGCGACTGGCACAGGTAAAAGTGCGACAACCGCCTGGTTGATAGAGCGCCTACAGCGCCCAACGCTGGTGCTTGCCCCAAACAAGACTTTGGCGGCTCAGCTGGCCAACGAGTTCCGGGAATTGCTTCCAAATAATGCGGTTGAGTATTTTGTTTCCTATTACGACTATTACCAGCCCGAGGCTTACATTCCACAAAGCGATACCTTCATCGAAAAAGATTCGTCCATCAACGAAGAGGTTGAGCGCCTGCGTCACAGCGCTACTAATAGTTTGTTAACACGCCGCGATGTGGTGGTGGTGGCCAGCGTTTCCTGCATCTATGGGTTAGGCACACCACAGGAGTATGTCGATCAGATGATTAGGTTGCGCGTCGGCGAATCTGTAGATCGCGATACCTTGCTCCGCAAACTCGTAAACATTCAGTACAGTCGCAACGACATCGCCTTTACTCGCGGTACTTTTCGGGTACGGGGTGACACCGTGGAGATTTTCCCGGTGTATGAAGAACATCCAGTGCGAGTCGAGATGTTTGGGGACGAGATTGAGCGGCTGATGTCACTGCACCCAGTCACTGGCGAAATTTTGACCGACGACCAAGAGCTGCATGTATTTCCGGCCACACATTACACAGCAGGCCCAGAGCGCATGGCTCAGGCAATTCGTAGCATTGAGGATGAACTTCGAGTTCGACTCCAAGAATTCAACAGTCAGGGCAAACTGCTGGAGGCACAGCGGATTCAAATGCGCACTCAATATGACATCGAAATGATGCAGAACCTTGGATTCTGCTCGGGCATTGAGAACTATTCACGACATATTGACGGGCGAGAACAGGGATCGGCACCCAATTGTTTGCTGGATTATTTCCCTGAAGACTTCCTGTTAGTAATTGACGAGAGTCACGTAACCGTCCCGCAGGTTGGAGCGATGTATTCGGGCGATGCATCGCGCAAGCGCACTTTGGTGGAGCATGGCTTTCGGCTGCCAAGTGCAATGGATAACCGGCCACTGACATTCGATGAATTTAACGAGCGAATTGGCCAAACGGTTTATCTGTCTGCAACTCCTGGCCCTTATGAACTCGCTAAGGTCTCTGGTGATGTTGTAGAGCAGGTGATCCGACCAACAGGGTTGGTTGATCCGGAAATTGTAGTTAAGCCAACTAAAGGTCAAATAGATGATCTGATGCATGAGATCAAGATTCGGGCGGCCAAGGATGAACGTGTGCTTGTAACCACGCTCACCAAGAAGATGTCCGAAGATTTGACCGACTATTTCCTTGAGCAGGGGATTCGGGTGCGGTATCTGCATAGTGAAGTTGATACCTTGCGTCGAGTTGAACTGCTCCGTGAATTGCGCCTTGGCGAATACGACGTACTCGTCGGCATTAACTTGTTACGCGAAGGTTTAGACTTACCCGAGGTTTCACTAGTTGCAATTTTGGATGCTGACAAAGAAGGATTCCTGCGTAGTGAGCGCAGCCTGATTCAGACTATAGGCCGGGCAGCTCGAAATGTCTCTGGTCAGGTGCACATGTATGCCGACAAAATTACCGACTCAATGCGCGTGGCTATTGATGAAACCAATCGTCGCCGCGAGAAGCAAATTGCCTACAACAGTGAACGGGGAATTGACCCACAGCCACTTCGCAAAAAGATTGCCGACATCACTGATTTGATTGCTCGAGAGGATGACGACACCGAGGTATTCCTTGCCAGTATGAACCAGGCAAAGGCAGTAGCGACCCAGTACCAATCACTGCCGGCTCGGGATTTGGCAGACTTAATTTCCCAACTGACTGAGCAAATGCACAATGCGGCGGCCGAATTGCAATTTGAGTTAGCAGCTCGCCTGCGCGATGAGGTTTCCGACCTCAAAAAAGAACTGCGCAACATGACTGAGGCTGGTCACTCATAATCCACAGGCAGAGTTATCCAATACCCTGCTAATCTCGGGCGGACTGTCAGTGCGACAGGTACGCTAGACATGTGACCGTCTCCTCAACTTTATGGACAGTGTCACTTGCCACATTCATATCAATGTTTGTTCTCGAATTCATTATCATCGAACGACGAGCCCATGCCTTCACTTTTAAAGAAGCAATTTCGTGGGTGATTTTTTATGTGTATGCAGCTGTTGGTTTTGGTTCTTACATCTGGTGGCATTTTGGCCACACTTATGGTCAGCAGTTTTTTGCCGGTTGGCTAACTGAATACAGCCTGTCGGTCGACAACCTATTCGTCTTTGCCGTAATTTTGTCGTCGTTCGCTGTCCCCGCTGAACTGAAACATCGTGTTCTCTCAATCGGCATTCTCATTGCCATTGGATTAAGGGCGATACTAATTTTGGTTGGCGTCAAGGCGATTCAGCAGTTTGAATCGTCGTTTTACCTGTTTGGCGTATTTCTGCTGTATCTGGGCTGGCATGTTTGGCGCTCATCAGATGAGGAACCCGATCCAGATGGCAATGCGTTCATTCGCTGGGTTGAGCGTCATTTTCGGACAACGCGTCATTACGACGGCCACAAATGGTTGACAAAACTCGACGGGCGCCGAGTGATCACTCCGATGTTGTTGGTAATTCTCGCCATTGGAACAACTGACTTGATTTTCGCAATCGATTCGATTCCGGCCGTTCTGGGACTTACGCGCGAATACTACTTAGTAGTAGCGGTTAACGTTTTCGCCCTTTTTGGTTTACGCCAATTGTTCTTCATCTTGGATGGCTTACTGGGTAAGGTTCGCTACTTAACCCATGGGTTAGCAATCATCCTTGCCCTGATTGGCGTAAAACTGATTTTGGAGGCGGTTCATGCCACTACACACTTAAATGTGCCACAAATTACCAGCGAGGCCTCTCTAGCAGCGATTGTGACTATTTTCCTAGCCACCGTTGGTCTAAGCCTCTATCGGGAAAAGCGCGATCCACTTGCGATTACTGCCGAGCGGGCGACTCAGGCCATTATTGAGGCCGATGCTGGAGTGGCGCTGGAAGAACTTTCCGACGACGATAGTGTTCAGGACACAGACCAAAACAGCTAAAACTCGACTTTCCGCTGAGTAGCTAGATCGCATTGATGAGGCGTTGATAACAAGTGAGGGATCGGCTGATTGTTCGCGGTGCTCGTGAACATAATCTGAAGAACATCAATGTTGACCTGCCGCGCGATGCCATCATCGTTTTCACTGGACTCTCTGGCTCTGGTAAATCTTCGCTAGCATTCGACACCATCTTTGCCGAAGGGCAGCGTCGCTATGTTGAGTCACTGTCTGCGTATGCTCGGCAATTCCTTGGCCAAATGGATAAACCTGATGTCGATTTCATTGAGGGGTTATCGCCGGCAGTTTCCATTGACCAGAAGTCAACCAATCGAAATCCACGCTCAACCGTGGGTACAATCACCGAGGTCTACGACTACCTGCGCTTGCTGTTTGCTCGCGCTGGCGATCCACACTGCCCCGACTGCGGTAGACCAATTGCTAGACAGTCACCGCAGCAAATTGTGGACCGCGTTTTGGAAATTGACGAAGGTTCGCGGTTTCAGGTGCTCGCGCCAATTATTCGCGAGCGCAAAGGGGAGTACGCCGAACTTTTTCGTAATTTGCAAAGCCAAGGATTCTCGCGCGCCCGCATAGATGGCGTGGTCTACAACCTCGAAGAAGCGCCAAAGTTAAAGAAACAAGAAAAGCACACAATTGAAGTTGTAGTTGATCGATTGGCCGTCAAGCCTGATGCCGCCCGCAGACTAACTGACAGCATTGAGACCGCACTGCGCCTTTCCTCGGGACTAGTCACACTCGACTTTGTTGATTTGCCCGAAGATGATCCGCAGCGCGAACGCATGTTCAGCGAACATTTGGTGTGTTTGTATGACGGGAATCAGTTTGAAGAACTTGAGCCTCGTTCGTTTTCATTCAATTCACCCTTTGGTGCGTGTCCGGAATGTACTGGACTAGGCACCCAGCTTGAAGTTGACGAAGAGCTAGTAATCCCAGACCCGAGTCTGACCATTAACGAAGGCGCTATTGCCCCATGGTCCAGTGGTCACATCATGGACTATTTTCTGCGTTTGATAAAAGCTCTGGCTAATGAGATTGATTTCTCATTAGATGTGCCATGGAACAAACTGCCAAAGCGCGCCAAAGACGCGCTGCTGCACGGCCACGATCATGAAGTGCATGTTCGTTATCGCAATCGTTACGGACGCGCCCGAAACTATTCAACCGGGTTTGAAGGTGTGGTTGATTACGTCAGTCGCAAATATCAAGAGACTGAGAGCGATGCCAGTCGCGAGAAGTTTGAAGGATTTATGCGCGAGGTGCCGTGTCCTGAATGTGATGGCAGGCGCTTGAAACCACTTTCTCTGGCGGTAACGCTAAGCGGCAAAAACATCGCCGAGATAGCACAATTGCCAATTGGCGAATGCGCACAATTTCTCAAGGAACTAAAACTTAGTGACCGTCAGCGGGCAATTGCCGATCGCGTACTCAAAGAAGTAAATGAACGCCTAGCTTTCCTGGTTGATGTCGGCTTGTCCTATCTTTCATTAGAACGACCAGCAGGCTCGCTAGCCGGTGGCGAAGCGCAGCGTATCCGCCTAGCCACGCAGATTGGCTCAGGACTCGTTGGTGTGCTGTATGTGTTGGACGAACCAAGTATCGGTTTGCATCAGCGCGACAATCACCGCTTGATTGAAACTCTGGTTCGCCTGCGCAATCTGGGTAACACCCTAATTGTGGTCGAGCATGATGAAGATACCATCGCGATGGCCGACTGGGTTGTTGACATTGGGCCGGGTGCCGGTGAACACGGTGGTCAAGTTGTAGTTAGTGGCTCGGTAAGCGAACTGATGGCCAGCGAAGATTCAATTACCGGGCAATACCTTTCAGGTAAGCGATCGATTGAAGTACCAAGTAGCCGCCGTAAACCTGATGGCAAGCGCCAGTTAACTATTAAGGGTGCACGAGAGCACAATCTAGATAATGTCACAGTATCTTTGCCACTAGGTTGTTTTGTCGCGGTCACGGGAGTTTCTGGTTCCGGCAAGTCCACATTGATTAACGACATTTTGTACAACGTGCTGGCTCGAGATTTAAATCGTTCGCGTACGGTACCCGGACGACACACTCGAGTAGATGGCATTGAACACCTAGACAAAGTGGTTCACGTTGACCAAAGTCCAATAGGTCGCACGCCGCGGTCAAATCCAGCTACCTACACTGGAGTTTTTGACCATGTGCGCAAACTGTTTGCCGAAACTCCGGAAGCCAAAATGCGTGGCTATCAGCAAGGACGATTCTCGTTCAATGTGAAAGGCGGCCGCTGCGAATCTTGTTCGGGCGATGGCACGCTGAAGATTGAAATGAACTTCTTGCCTGATGTTTATGTGCCATGCGAAGTGTGTCACGGTGCTCGTTACAACCGTGAAACTCTTGAAGTGCATTACAAAGGTAAGACCATAAGTGACGTGCTGAACATGCCAATCGAAGAAGGTTTGGAATTCTTTGCCGCAATCCCACCGATTGCGCGGCACTTGCAGACGCTAGTTGATGTTGGCCTGGGATATGTTCGCCTTGGTCAGCCCGCTACAACTCTCTCTGGCGGTGAGGCTCAGCGCGTGAAACTCGCGAGCGAACTGCAGAAACGATCAACTGGTCGCACGGTCTATGTGCTAGATGAGCCGACTACTGGATTGCATTTTGAGGATGTGCGCAAACTATTGGCAGTTCTGCATTCGTTAGTAGATAAAGGCAATTCAGTGTTAGTCATCGAACATAACTTGGATGTAATCAAGACCGCGGATTGGATTATCGACATGGGTCCTGAGGGTGGCTCTGGTGGAGGCCGAGTAATTGCAGAGGGCACACCAGAACAAGTAGCTGCCACAAAGGTAAGTCACACTGGCAGATTCCTGCAGCCCTTACTGGCCGGCGCAAAAACAAAGTCAACGGCTAAAGCTTCTGGTGCCGCAAAAAGCTCTGGCGCTACGCCAGTCAGCAAGTCGTCAGTGACCCAGCCCGTGAAGAAAGTGGCTAACAAACCGAAGTCGGTTAAGTCCACGAAGGCTTAAACATGAAATCAGCCGACAAGCCCAACGACATCCCAATTTCACCTGGTGTCTATCGGTGGCGGGATGCCACTGGCAAAGTTATTTATGTTGGTAAGGCAAAAAACTTAAAGAACCGTATCTCAAGTTACTTTGGCACCGGGCTACAACCGAGGACCAAGGCGATGGTCTCAACCGCACAAAGCCTGGACTGGGTGATCGTGCGCAATGAAGTCGAGGCACTGCAACTTGAATACGAGTGGATTAAAGAATTTGATCCTATCTTCAATGTCCGGTTTAGAGACGATAAGTCTTATCCGTACTTGGCCGTCTCCGTTAAAGATGAGTTTCCTCGGGTTTTTGTTTATCGAGGAGTGCGCCGCAAAGGGATAAAGTATTTTGGCCCATTCGTTAAAACTTGGTCTATCCAGAATTCGCTAGATCATCTGCTGCGCGTGTTTCCAATGCGTAGCTGCACCGCTGGTGTATTCAAGAATGCAAAGTCAGCAGGTCGGCCATGTTTGTTAGCCGACATAAATCGCTGCAGTGCACCATGCGTTGGGCGAATTTCTGCGGATGACCATCGTCAAATCGTCCGACAATTAACCGACTTCATGGCCGGCGATACCAAGAAGATTATGCGCGAGCTAGCCGAACGAATGAAACAAGCATCTGACATTCAAGACTACGAACGCGCTTCAGTACTGCGCGACGATTTGGCGGCACTCGAGGCAGTGATTCAAAAGAGTGCGGTGGTATTCGCCGTTGAGACAAATGCTGATTTGGTTGCTGTAGCAAATGATGAATTGCAATCCGCAGTGCAGATATTCAGAGTCCGCGCAGGTCGCATAGTTGGTCAGTTTGGATTCATAATGGAAAATCCCGTTGAATCATCACCGAGCTCTTTAGTTGTGGATGCCTTGATGCACATCTACGAAGATTTGCCTCCTGGTGACATACCATCTGAAGTCATGGTCAATTTTGAACCTGATGAAGTGGCCAGCGTTGAGGCAGTTTTAAGCGCCGCTCGTGAAGCAAGAGTGCGAATTCGAGTGCCAGAGCGCGGTGACAAGAAGACACTTTTGGAAACGGTGTATGAAAACGCTCGACAAGCATTGGTTTCACATAAGAGTAAGCGATCAACAGATTTGGTTGCTCGTTCACAGGCACTATCTGAAATCCAACAGGCTCTGGACTTGCCAGATGCATTACTTCGAATCGAATGTATCGATGTTTCACACATTGCGGGCTCACAAGTAGTTGCTTCACTTGTGGTGTTTGAAGATGGCTTACCGAATAAAAAAGAGTATCGACATTTCATTATTGATAATCCGCGTGACGACACTGCCTCCATTCACCAGGTAGTTACCCGCAGGTTTGGCAAAACTATCGGCGAGGAAGTTCCCGTTCGTCGCTACAAGTCATCGTTACTGGTGATTGACGGGGGACAGCCGCAGGTCAACGCCGCGGCTCGGGCGTTAGCTGAAATCGGCGTTACCGACCTGCCAGTGATTGGCTTGGCTAAACGGATGGAAGAAATTTGGTTGCCAGGGGCCAAATATCCTGTAGTCCTGCCACGAACTAGTGAAGGACTTTTTATGATGCAGCGCTTACGGGATGAAGCGCACCGTTTTGCCATCAACTTCCACCGAGAAAAGCGGTCAAAAGCTATGACCGACAGTGTGCTAGATGACATTGCGGGCTTGGGCCCAGTGAGAAAGAAAGCGCTGCTGAAAAAATTTGGCTCAGTTAAGCAAATTAAGTTGGCTTCTGCAGAGCAATTATGTGCTGTTGCCGGAATCAACCCCGCATTGGCACAGCACATCGTGGAGCAACTTGCCAATACTGGCCATGAGATGATGGTCAACACCACAACAGGCGAGATAATTGATTTATGACAAGTAGCGAACTCGAAGTACTGCTGGTAACTGGCATGTCTGGCGCCGGCCGCTCTACCGCTACTAAAGCTTTGCAAGATCTCGGTTGGTACACCGTGGACAACATTCCAGCGCCGCTGCTTGTGCAGGTAAGCCAAGCAATCGCTGAGCTCGACCAAGTTTCAAAGATTGCGATTTCGGTTGATGTGCGAAGTGCCCGTCAATTGGACGAACTAAATGCAGCCCTAGCTGAGTTGGCCGATAGTGGCGTTACTCTGCGAATTTTGTTCCTGAAGGCAAGTGACGAGATTGTGGTTCGTCGATACGAGTCTTCGCGACGCCCACACCCAATGCAACGCGAACAGAACCTTTTGGATGCGGTGTCTGCTCAGCGCGAACTACTCGCACCCCTGCGCGGCCAAGCTGATCTGATCATCGACACCAGCAACCTGAATGTGCATGAATTACGGCGAGCCATTGAAAATG carries:
- a CDS encoding SPFH domain-containing protein; the protein is MGLIKSTVSSIGGTLSDQWKDFLTVPQGISSTAALFPAVRSGTNSGRGSNTQASQAVITNGSQIVVPEGYGLLLFQEGELTAVTTEPGGYTWNTEDINSQSIFAGNSASSSLIKQSWERFKFGGRPGSQQLAIFVSLKELPNNKFGTQSEIYWDDAYFNAQVGALTHGTYSMTIVDPVTFVKQFVPANYLQAQDVFDFTDISNAPANQLFAEVVGSLSAAFSLYSNDSGRENRITKIQQDSIGFAKSLSQAVEDAYAWRSTRGLEISKVTIVGIEYDSDTKELLKTVQRADALSGSRGSANLQASVAEGIQSAGQQGGSDGILGIGLAAGSIGVGALMQTGTPTTTTPNQNEQDLVANLEKLKRALESGLITQEDYDAAKAKALGLA
- a CDS encoding S1 RNA-binding domain-containing protein; protein product: MTVISDKPNSITVNDFASAEDFMAAIESTIKPFNDGDIVEGIIVKVDRDEVLLDIGYKTEGIIPSRELSIKHDIDPNQIVKVGDRVEALVLQKEDKEGRLILSKKRAQYERAWGDIEKVKEEDGVVLGTVIEVVKGGLIMDIGLRGFLPASLVEMRRVRDLGPYLGKQIEAKIIELDKNRNNVVLSRRAFLEASQSEVRHGFLNQLEKGQIRKGVVSSIVNFGAFVDLGGVDGLVHVSELSWEHVDHPAKVVEVGQEVTVEVLEVDFERERVSLSLKSTQEDPWQHFARTHQLGQVVPGEVTKLVPFGAFIRVLSIRQANDDVDTEAVDSFDASLYGMSIYDENGNYIYPEGFDPETNEWLPGHEEQKAEWERQYAEAHAKWEAHKAAVSETKKADAEADAAAQAENPTSFSSDTPVETGLAADETLQALKDQLSADEA
- a CDS encoding dephospho-CoA kinase translates to MIVALTGGIGAGKTTVAQLFASLGAFVVDADDLARQALLPGSPLIPEVAQRFGAEVIVDGEVDRQALANIVFNDEQALRDLEAMIHPDVARRLQAIHTQLNGEQILIYAIPLLTELGLKESFDAVVVVTCDLQIRKDRLLARGMNSADIEARIAAQATDEQRNAQADFLLDNSGDIAGLERQVADVWDSLSAYA
- the uvrB gene encoding excinuclease ABC subunit UvrB, which encodes MTRPVTDLQRTVAPFEVISEFVPAGDQPTAIAEIERRILAGEKDVVLLGATGTGKSATTAWLIERLQRPTLVLAPNKTLAAQLANEFRELLPNNAVEYFVSYYDYYQPEAYIPQSDTFIEKDSSINEEVERLRHSATNSLLTRRDVVVVASVSCIYGLGTPQEYVDQMIRLRVGESVDRDTLLRKLVNIQYSRNDIAFTRGTFRVRGDTVEIFPVYEEHPVRVEMFGDEIERLMSLHPVTGEILTDDQELHVFPATHYTAGPERMAQAIRSIEDELRVRLQEFNSQGKLLEAQRIQMRTQYDIEMMQNLGFCSGIENYSRHIDGREQGSAPNCLLDYFPEDFLLVIDESHVTVPQVGAMYSGDASRKRTLVEHGFRLPSAMDNRPLTFDEFNERIGQTVYLSATPGPYELAKVSGDVVEQVIRPTGLVDPEIVVKPTKGQIDDLMHEIKIRAAKDERVLVTTLTKKMSEDLTDYFLEQGIRVRYLHSEVDTLRRVELLRELRLGEYDVLVGINLLREGLDLPEVSLVAILDADKEGFLRSERSLIQTIGRAARNVSGQVHMYADKITDSMRVAIDETNRRREKQIAYNSERGIDPQPLRKKIADITDLIAREDDDTEVFLASMNQAKAVATQYQSLPARDLADLISQLTEQMHNAAAELQFELAARLRDEVSDLKKELRNMTEAGHS
- a CDS encoding TerC/Alx family metal homeostasis membrane protein, which codes for MFVLEFIIIERRAHAFTFKEAISWVIFYVYAAVGFGSYIWWHFGHTYGQQFFAGWLTEYSLSVDNLFVFAVILSSFAVPAELKHRVLSIGILIAIGLRAILILVGVKAIQQFESSFYLFGVFLLYLGWHVWRSSDEEPDPDGNAFIRWVERHFRTTRHYDGHKWLTKLDGRRVITPMLLVILAIGTTDLIFAIDSIPAVLGLTREYYLVVAVNVFALFGLRQLFFILDGLLGKVRYLTHGLAIILALIGVKLILEAVHATTHLNVPQITSEASLAAIVTIFLATVGLSLYREKRDPLAITAERATQAIIEADAGVALEELSDDDSVQDTDQNS